A genomic region of Helicoverpa zea isolate HzStark_Cry1AcR chromosome 8, ilHelZeax1.1, whole genome shotgun sequence contains the following coding sequences:
- the LOC124632218 gene encoding CREB-binding protein-like isoform X8 yields MADEPPNKRPKMIGGPFQGPSDSAADGFSNLDMFDLEKDLPDELMGGAWGEQPGVTGPKPPAQGPGPGGQMSQQQQLNGDDPTAAMHRQINNHLIQQVFSQGNKGLVGHNNPLGLSNLGSKSPNLQSPPNVSVSKDLMGGMHPQLMPNTSHPNQLHSTMPMSSIQGGMNVANVGGNMIVTNSNMSGAGMLGSGIMNSVNKQLPTLIGANHHGTPPHHPHAQVQAMQNGPLSGRVGVGMQPNMRTALQHHPRMPAPGGGGHPLAPYQPPYAQSAQGPGPHVQRAPNAAQGVGVRFGPPADAGGGGAAQAVPPAPSPQTPGAPAGGQSQPQAATQAPSSQPPTASQQPTTGSIADPEKRKLIQQQLVLLLHAHKCQRRESQSNGETWQCTLPHCKTMKGVLNHMMSCQAGKNCAVPHCSSSRQIINHWKHCNKNDCPVCLPLKQADRTRNMNAAAVTHTAAGVSTGNVGVGGVGPVPGVGGVGGVGGVGGAGNAMGGVSQLGASVAPPAAPAPAPAPSTQGADMKRAYEALGIACPTSVSGMVGGAFPRAPLSRMPAPPRPGLPDVAVQQPMQSLFAQQPNDLQQQQQQQLMGGALQLPGGAVTANPVSGTKEWHHSITADLRNHLVHKLVQAIFPTPDPTAMLDKRMHNLVAYARKVEGDMYEMASTRSEYYHLLAEKIYKIQKELEEKRQKRKEQQLQAQQQQAAQQQQQQQQQQQQQQQQQQQVAQLQQQQQQQLQQPVSVMSGGGVLGVGPRPGGGGPLARPTLPAMGAQPALPAMRIPSPGIALSMPANRMTFQSNLVGPPGPSPNQMPQTPNGGSVGVGSVGNPGMSPFGQPMTSPAPNYPMQTNGPAPLASPGHPEQKVRILGGAVQSPFVNHAAFGRASASPPAGAAPGTPATPHALASPAPRHAPLSAHLAAITASAHADDSPPQDDGRVKQESDDVRIKEEPEEDCGGKGMRDETPDKDAERPDFNIKPEVKTEIKQEVKEEPGETSVGSVGETTGGERGVRRTFVFKPEELRVALMPTLEKLFRQDPESLPFRQPVDAQALGIPDYFDIVTKPIDLSTIKCKLDRGDYRDPWEYVDDVWLMFENAWLYNRKNSRVYRYCTKLSEVFELEIDPVMQSLGYCCGRKYTFNPQVLCCYGKQLCTIPRDAKYFSYQNRYTFCQKCFNDIQGDTVTLGDDPLQPQTAIKKDQFKEMKNDHLEQEPFVVCMDCGRKQHQICVLHHDSIWPQGFCCDNCLKKKAAKRKENKFSAKKLPTSKLGIYIETRVNNFLKKKEAGAGEVHIRVVASSDKMVEVKPGMRSRFVESGELCAEFPYRAKALFAFEEIDGTDICFFGMHVQEYGSESPSPNTRRVYIAYLDSVHFFQPRQYRTAVYHEILLGYLDYAKQLGYTMAHIWACPPSEGDDYIFHCHPPEQKIPKPKRLQEWYKKMLDKGIIERIILDYKDILKQAMEDNISSAAELPYFEGDFWPNVLEESIKELDQEEEEKRKQAEAAEAVIFQSSEENEQGPDGKKKGQKKAKKSNKSKAAQRKNSKKQSDQQQGSDLSAKIFATMEKHKEVFFVIRLHSAQSAASLAPIQDPDPLINCDLMDGRDAFLTMARDRHYEFSSTRRARFSTLCMLYELHNQGTDKFVYTCNSCKSHVETRYHCTVCDDFDLCVPCHEKEGHPHKMEKLGLDIDVGSSPGDMKQANPQEARKLSIQRCIQSLVHACQCRDANCRLPSCQKMKRVVTHTKICRRKTKGDCPICKQLIALCCYHAKHCQETKCSVPFCSSIKQKLKQQQVQQRVQQAKLLRRRMAAMNTRGAAPPSPPPAAALASPPPSKPATHALPHNVQKALQQVQEEAARQQAPSYGKQAAMGPPGGGAEWAARYRAPPPLHHAPLAPHLARLPPHAQHHPHPHAQQQLQQQRAGAPATQQAQPQVHQKALQQLMATLRSPTSHNQQQEILQILKSNPPLMAAFIKQRQNAQNQQQAAGGVGGVGPVGGVGTVSGVGGVGGVCGVGGVGLQQQQPQLSHMMQPQQQRLQQMHQMLPQQTQVGGVSGVGGVGGVGLGGVGGGGAGVGVAGGMAHGGAGWFKGGVGGNMMGMRGAYAGGVGPGAAAAGGTARLGGARYAFGAVGAARSPPATPSPRPPTPSELLLLRQSPAPAAPLQPPDDQLPPMTPQDQLTKFVEQL; encoded by the exons ATGGCCGATGAGCCGCCTAACAAGCGGCCTAAAATGATCGGGGGCCCTTTTCAGGGTCCCTCGGACTCCGCGG cAGATGGGTTTTCTAACCTTGACATGTTCGACCTTGAAAAGGACCTCCCAGATGAGTTGATGGGAGGTGCTTGGGGTGAACAGCCCGGAGTCACGGGCCCCAAGCCCCCAGCACAGGGACCGGGGCCTGGGGGACAAATGTCCCAACAGCAACAGCTCAATGGAGATGATCCAACGGCTGCTATGCACAGACAAATCAACAATCACCTTATACAACAA GTCTTTTCACAGGGCAACAAAGGCTTAGTAGGCCACAACAATCCATTAGGATTGAGTAATTTAGGTAGTAAGAGTCCAAACTTACAGTCACCTCCCAATGTGTCTGTATCCAAGGACCTCATGGGTGGCATGCACCCGCAACTAATGCCAAATACGAGTCATCCAAATCAACTGCACTCCACCATGCCGATGAGTTCGATCCAAGGAGGAATGAACGTGGCCAACGTCGGCGGGAACATGATAGTGACCAATAGCAATATGTCGGGCGCTGGCATGCTCGGAAGCGGGATCATGAATAGCGTGAACAAACAGCTGCCCACTTTGATTGGCGCCAACCATCACGGGACGCCGCCCCACCATCCGCATGCACAG GTACAGGCGATGCAAAACGGTCCGTTGAGTGGGCGTGTCGGAGTCGGCATGCAGCCCAACATGCGCACCGCGTTGCAACATCATCCGCGCATGCCTGCGCCGGGCGGCGGCGGCCACCCGCTCGCGCCCTACCAGCCGCCCTACGCGCAGTCGGCGCAGGGGCCCGGGCCGCACGTGCAGCGCGCGCCCAACGCGGCGCAGGGCGTGGGCGTGCGCTTCGGGCCCCCGGCCgacgcgggcggcggcggcgcggcgcaggCCGTGCCCCCCGCGCCGTCGCCGCAGACGCCGGGCGCGCCGGCCGGCGGCCAGTCGCAGCCGCAGGCCGCCACGCAGGCGCCCTCCTCGCAACCCCCGACCGCCTCGCAGCAGCCTACCACCGGCTCCATCGCCGACCCGGAGAAAAGGAAACTTATCCAACAGCAATTAGTACTATTGTTGCACGCACACAAGTGCCAGCGACGAGAGTCACAATCGAATGGAGAGACGTGGCAGTGCACGTTACCGCACTGCAAGACTATGAAAGGTGTTCTCAACCATATGATGTCGTGTCAG GCCGGCAAAAATTGTGCGGTACCTCACTGCTCATCATCAAGACAAATCATAAATCATTGGAAACATTGTAATAAGAATGACTGTCCGGTTTGTTTGCCGCTGAAGCAAGCCGATAGGACTAGAAATATGAATG CAGCGGCAGTGACCCATACAGCAGCGGGAGTGAGTACCGGCAACGTCGGAGTCGGTGGCGTGGGCCCCGTGCCCGGGGTGGGCGGAGTCGGCGGCGTGGGCGGGGTGGGCGGCGCGGGGAACGCCATGGGCGGCGTGAGCCAGCTGGGGGCCAGCGTGGCGCCCCCCGCGGCGCCGGCCCCCGCGCCGGCCCCCAGCACGCAGGGCGCCGACATGAAGCGCGCGTACGAGGCGCTGGGCATCGCGTGCCCCACGTCGGTGTCGGGCATGGTGGGCGGCGCCTTCCCGCGGGCGCCGCTGTCGCGCATGCCGGCGCCGCCGCGCCCCGGCCTGCCCGACGTGGCCGTGCAGCAGCCCATGCAGTCGCTGTTCGCGCAGCAGCCCAACGACCTGCAGCAGCAGCAACAGCAGCAGTTG ATGGGAGGCGCACTTCAGCTACCCGGCGGAGCCGTAACCGCCAACCCAGTATCCGGCACCAAAGAGTGGCACCATTCTATTACGGCTGATCTCAGAAACCACCTCGTACACAAACT GGTGCAAGCGATATTTCCCACACCTGACCCGACTGCAATGTTAGATAAGCGAATGCATAATCTAGTCGCATACGCGAGAAAAGTCGAAGGCGATATGTACGAGATGGCCAGCACGCGATCAGAGTACTATCATCTACTTGCCGAAAAGatatacaaaatacagaaagaACTCGAGGAAAAGAGACAAAAACGGAAGGAGCAGCAATTGCAAGCTCAACAGCAACAGGCAGCGCAACAGCAGCAGCAACAGCAACAAcaacagcagcagcagcagcaacaacagCAGCAAGTTGCGCAATTGCAacagcagcaacaacaacagTTGCAGCAACCTGTGAGCGTCATGTCAGGTGGTGGCGTACTCGGAGTGGGGCCGCGGCCGGGCGGCGGCGGTCCACTCGCCAGGCCGACGCTGCCAGCCATGGGAGCTCAACCCGCCTTGCCTGCCATGCGGATTCCCTCACCAGGAATCGCGCTATCCATGCCCGCCAACCGCATGACCTTCCAGTCCAACCTCGTGGGGCCGCCCGGACCGAGCCCCAACCAGATGCCGCAGACGCCGAACGGTGGCAGCGTAGGCGTCGGGAGCGTGGGCAACCCGGGCATGTCGCCGTTCGGGCAGCCGATGACGTCGCCGGCGCCGAACTACCCCATGCAGACGAACGGGCCGGCGCCGCTGGCGTCGCCGGGGCACCCCGAGCAGAAGGTGCGCATCCTGGGCGGCGCCGTGCAGAGCCCCTTCGTGAACCACGCGGCGTTCGGGCGCGCGTCGGCGTCGCCGCCCGCCGGCGCGGCGCCCGGCACGCCCGCCACGCCGCACGCGCTGGcctcgcccgcgccgcgccacgCGCCGCTGTCCGCGCACCTCGCCGCCATCACCGCCTCCGCGCACGCTGACGACAG TCCACCACAAGACGACGGACGCGTCAAACAAGAATCGGACGACGTCCGGATCAAGGAGGAACCAGAAGAGGATTGTGGAGGCAAAGGCATGCGCGATGAAACCCCAGACAAGGACGCGGAACGACCAGACTTCAACATCAAACCCGAAGTCAAGACTGAGATCAAACAAGAAGTTAAGGAAGAACCTGGAGAGACCAGTGTGGGGAGCGTCGGGGAGACGACAGGAGGGGAGAGGGGGGTGAGGAGAACCTTCGTGTTCAAACCCGAAGAGCTCCGAGTGGCGCTCATGCCTACGTTAGAGAAATTATTCCGTCAGGACCCCGAGTCCCTCCCCTTCCGACAACCTGTAGACGCTCAAGCGCTGGGCATCCCCGACTACTTCGACATTGTGACCAAACCCATAGACTTGTCGACAATCAAGTGTAAGCTAGACCGAGGTGACTACAGAGATCCCTGGGAGTATGTGGACGACGTGTGGCTCATGTTTGAGAACGCGTGGCTTTACAATCGCAAGAATTCTAGAGTTTATAGATATTGTACTAAG ctTTCGGAAGTGTTCGAGCTAGAAATAGACCCTGTAATGCAAAGCTTGGGATACTGTTGTGGTAGAAAGTACACCTTCAACCCTCAAGTGCTGTGCTGCTATGGAAAGCAGCTCTGTACCATACCCAGGGACGCTAAATACTTCAGTTACCAGAATAG ATACACCTTCTGCCAGAAATGCTTCAATGACATCCAGGGCGACACCGTTACGCTCGGCGATGACCCGCTGCAGCCACAAAC TGCAATCAAGAAGGATCAATTCAAAGAAATGAAGAATGATCACCTAGAACAAGAACCATTTGTTGTGTGTATGGATTGTGGGAGGAAGCAGCACCAGATATGTGTGTTGCACCACGATTCAATATGGCCCCAGGGCTTCTGCTGTGATAATTGTTTGAAGAAGAAAGCGGCTAAACGGAAAGAGAACAAATTCTCGGCTAAGAAACTTCCTACTTCCAAACTTGGCATTTATATTGAAACAAGAGTCAATAATTTCCTTAAGAAAAAAGAGGCTGGCGCTGGTGAAGTGCATATCAGGGTGGTAGCATCGTCTGATAAG ATGGTGGAAGTGAAACCCGGGATGAGGTCGAGATTCGTAGAATCTGGTGAACTATGCGCCGAGTTCCCGTATCGGGCTAAAGCGTTGTTTGCATTTGAAGAGATCGATGGAACCGATATTTGTTTCTTTGGCATGCACGTGCAG GAATACGGCAGTGAAAGTCCGTCACCGAACACGAGGCGTGTTTACATAGCATATCTAGACTCTGTACATTTCTTCCAACCCCGGCAGTACAGGACTGCCGTCTACCACGAGATTTTATTAGGATATTTAGACTACGCCAAGCAGTTGGGCTACACAATGGCCCACATCTGGGCATGTCCGCCCTCAGAAGGTGACGACTATATCTTCCACTGCCATCCACCCGAACAAAAAATTCCTAAACCTAAAAGGTTACAAGAGTGGTATAAGAAAATGTTAGATAAGGGAATCATAGAAAGGATAATACTAGATTATAAAGACATATTGAAGCAAGCTATGGAGGACAATATCTCGTCAGCGGCGGAGCTGCCTTACTTCGAAGGCGACTTCTGGCCCAACGTCCTTGAGGAGTCCATCAAGGAGTTGGATCAGGAGGAGGAGGAGAAGAGGAAGCAGGCCGAAGCCGCCGAGGCAGTG ATATTCCAGTCCTCTGAGGAGAATGAGCAAGGTCCTGACGGTAAGAAGAAGGGTCAGAAGAAGGCCAAGAAGTCGAACAAGTCGAAGGCTGCGCAGCGCAAGAACAGCAAGAAGCAGAGCGACCAGCAGCAGGGCAGTGATCTCAGTGCAAAGATATTCGCCACCATGGAGAAGCACAAGGAAGTGTTCTTCGTTATTAGGCTACATTCCGCACAATCTGCTGCCAGCTTAGCG CCCATCCAAGACCCGGACCCGCTAATCAACTGCGACCTGATGGACGGTCGCGACGCGTTCCTGACGATGGCCCGCGACCGCCACTACGAGTTCTCGTCCACCCGCCGCGCCCGCTTCTCCACGCTGTGCATGCTGTACGAGCTGCACAACCAGGGCACCGACAAGTTCGTCTACACCTGCAACAGCTGCAAGTCGCACGTGGAGACGCGCTACCACTGCACCGTCTGCGACGACTTCGACCTCTGCGTGCCCTGCCACGAGAAGGAGGGCCATCCCCACAAGATGGAGAAGCTCGGCCTCGACATCGACGTGGGCTCCTCGCCCGGCGACATGAAGCAGGCCAACCCGCAGGAGGCCCGCAAGCTGTCCATCCAGCGCTGCATCCAGTCCCTGGTGCACGCCTGCCAGTGCCGCGACGCCAACTGCCGCCTGCCGTCCTGCCAGAAGATGAAGCGAGTCGTCACGCACACCAAGATCTGCCGCCGCAAGACCAAGGGCGACTGCCCCATCTGCAAGCAGCTCATCGCGTTGTGTTGTTACCACGCGAAACACTGCCAGGAGACCAAGTGTTCGGTGCCTTTCTGCAGCAGCATCAAGCAGAAGCTGAAGCAGCAACAAGTGCAACAGAGGGTACAGCAGGCCAAGCTGTTGCGCAGACGTATGGCGGCCATGAACACGCGGGGGGCGGCGCCGCCGTCCCCGCCCCCCGCGGCCGCGCTGGCGTCGCCGCCTCCCTCCAAGCCTGCCACGCATGCGCTACCTCACAATGTGCAGAAAGCGTTGCAGCAG GTACAAGAGGAAGCGGCGCGCCAACAAGCGCCGTCGTACGGGAAGCAGGCGGCGATGGGTCcgccgggcggcggcgcggagtGGGCGGCGCGGTAccgggcgccgccgccgctgcacCACGCGCCGCTCGCGCCGCACCTCGCGCGCCTGCCGCCGCACGCGCAGCACCACCCGCACCCGCACGCGCAGCAACAGTTACAA CAGCAGCGAGCTGGTGCTCCGGCGACGCAGCAGGCGCAGCCGCAGGTGCACCAGAAAGCGCTGCAGCAACTCATGGCCACGCTGCGCTCGCCCACCAGCCACAACCAGCAGCAGGAGATCCTGCAGATCCTCAAGTCCAACCCGCCGCTCATGGCCGCCTTCATCAAGCAGAGACAA AACGCCCAAAACCAGCAACAGGCAGCGGGCGGTGTCGGCGGCGTGGGGCCCGTGGGAGGCGTGGGCACGGTCAGCGGGGTCGGCGGAGTGGGCGGCGTCTGCGGCGTGGGCGGCGTCGGCCTGCAGCAGCAGCAGCCGCAGCTCTCGCACATGATGCAGCCGCAGCAACAGCGGCTGCAGCAGATGCATCAGATGCTGCCGCAGCAGACACAA GTTGGTGGTGTGTCTGGTGTCGGCGGCGTCGGAGGAGTGGGCCTGGGCGGcgtgggcggcggcggcgcgggcgtggGCGTGGCCGGCGGCATGGCGCACGGTGGCGCGGGCTGGTTCAAGGGCGGCGTGGGCGGCAACATGATGGGCATGCGCGGCGCGTACGCGGGCGGCGTGGGgccgggcgcggcggcggcgggcgggacGGCGCGGCTGGGCGGGGCGCGGTACGCGTTCGGCGCGGTGGGCGCGGCGCGGTCGCCGCCCGCCACGCCGTCGCCGCGGCCGCCGACGCCGTCGGAGCTGCTGCTGCTGCGGCAGTCGCCGGCCCCCGCGGCGCCGCTGCAGCCGCCGGACGACCAGCTGCCGCCGATGACGCCGCAGGACCAGCTGACGAAGTTCGTGGAACAGTTGTAG